The Acidobacteriota bacterium genome window below encodes:
- a CDS encoding dihydroorotate dehydrogenase, translating into MPEPVNLAVEISGIRFKNPVLTASGTFGYGLEFTRFFDISRLGGFCTKGLSLLPRPGNAPGRIFETPSGMLNAIGLENVGVEAFVQDKLPRLEPYETHVIANIFGKSIGEFTALTDRLNPCPKVSALELNISCPNISEGGIEFGHDPDLTFQVVQAVTRVSAKPVWVKLSPNVTDIGIFARACQEAGADAVTLVNTFVGMSVDVHRRRPMISNVTAGLSGPAIRPLAVRLVHQVAESVEIPVIGIGGIATTRDALEFLIAGARAVQLGTANFSDPLAAPKVIQGLEDYCRSHGIRDINQISGSLRTRERPIPSGAAGGGA; encoded by the coding sequence ATGCCTGAGCCGGTCAACCTTGCCGTGGAGATCTCCGGCATCCGTTTCAAGAACCCGGTGCTGACGGCCTCGGGCACCTTCGGCTACGGACTGGAGTTCACCCGCTTCTTCGACATCTCCCGGCTGGGCGGCTTCTGCACCAAGGGACTCTCCCTCCTTCCCCGACCGGGTAACGCGCCCGGCCGGATCTTCGAGACTCCGTCGGGGATGCTCAATGCCATAGGATTGGAAAACGTCGGTGTGGAGGCATTCGTCCAGGACAAGCTTCCACGGCTGGAACCCTACGAGACCCACGTCATCGCCAACATCTTCGGCAAGAGCATCGGCGAATTCACCGCCCTCACCGACCGGCTCAACCCCTGTCCCAAGGTGAGCGCCCTGGAGCTGAACATCTCCTGTCCCAACATCTCCGAGGGAGGAATCGAATTCGGACACGATCCGGACCTGACCTTCCAAGTGGTCCAGGCCGTGACCCGGGTGTCGGCCAAACCGGTCTGGGTGAAGCTGTCGCCCAATGTCACCGACATCGGCATCTTTGCCCGAGCCTGCCAGGAGGCGGGCGCCGACGCCGTCACTCTGGTCAACACCTTCGTGGGTATGAGCGTGGACGTTCACCGGCGCCGGCCCATGATCTCCAATGTGACTGCCGGCCTCTCGGGGCCTGCCATCCGGCCCTTGGCCGTTCGGCTGGTCCATCAGGTCGCCGAGAGCGTGGAGATTCCCGTCATCGGCATCGGCGGCATCGCCACCACCCGGGACGCCCTGGAGTTTCTCATTGCCGGAGCCCGGGCGGTCCAACTCGGGACCGCCAACTTCTCGGATCCGTTGGCTGCCCCGAAGGTGATCCAGGGCCTGGAGGACTATTGCCGGAGTCACGGAATTCGGGACATCAACCAGATCTCCGGCTCGTTGCGAACCCGGGAACGGCCGATCCCATCCGGTGCGGCCGGCGGAGGCGCGTAA
- a CDS encoding prolyl oligopeptidase family serine peptidase — translation MPKFLKSIWILVMCSTIPSEASPTLRVLPERINRVETRKMVRQYLLDQAEKAFLRREAAFEELRTPGQMREHQRRMREFLRAQLGGFPERTPLQARVVGHHRRDGYSVERVLYQSRPGHYVTALLYLPDGPPPYPGVLIACGHAPSAKSSEMYQRAGVLLAKGGMAALCYDPIGQGERHQILHPDGRPRFENGIEHMLVAVSSIPLGLSAATYRIWDGIRSIDYLTSREEIDPDRIGLTGNSGGGLVTTLLMALDERIACAAPSCYITHVKELLHTQGPGDSEQQVYGEIAQGLGHADYLMIRAPKPTLICAATRDDMFDISGSWRSLREAKRFYGRLGYPERVDLVEADVVHGFYRPLREGMARWMRRWLLGIDDALREDDSPLLSEEEGSMQEFITASGPDYSEFRPVRLPVLRASPEGQVQLIPGARTVFQFNREREKEFAAVRRAWWRQTPRDEALAEVRRLAGIRRLDELPLLTVEDAGTLPRPGYTIHKQVLHPEPGIRLPALRFVPDAGGRDMVLYLHGEGKQVDAEPEGPIEKLVLDGREVLAVDLRGVGETQPAKGKWGYGPLFGADWEEFYMAYMLGRSYLGMRAEEILVIARHLAGSTGSEAARRVHLVGIGEAGPAALHAAALEPALFASLELRRSLVSWSNVIQTEVPVNQLVNTVHGSLRKYDLPDLLKSLSAMKVGVINPADAAGQPLP, via the coding sequence TTGCCCAAATTTCTGAAATCGATCTGGATACTGGTCATGTGCTCCACCATTCCGTCCGAGGCCTCCCCAACTTTGAGGGTTCTCCCCGAAAGGATCAACCGGGTGGAGACCAGGAAAATGGTTCGCCAGTATCTCCTGGACCAGGCCGAGAAGGCGTTCCTGCGCCGCGAGGCGGCGTTCGAAGAACTCAGGACGCCCGGGCAGATGCGGGAGCACCAGCGGCGCATGCGGGAATTCCTGCGGGCCCAACTCGGGGGCTTTCCCGAAAGGACGCCGCTTCAGGCTCGCGTCGTGGGCCACCACCGGCGCGACGGCTACAGCGTGGAGCGCGTCCTGTACCAGAGCCGTCCCGGGCATTACGTCACGGCGCTCCTCTACCTCCCCGACGGTCCGCCCCCCTATCCCGGGGTCCTGATCGCCTGCGGGCACGCGCCCAGCGCCAAATCGTCGGAAATGTACCAGCGGGCCGGCGTCCTTCTGGCCAAAGGGGGAATGGCCGCGTTGTGCTACGACCCCATCGGGCAAGGGGAGCGCCACCAGATTCTCCATCCCGACGGACGGCCCCGCTTCGAGAACGGAATCGAGCACATGCTGGTGGCGGTGAGTTCCATTCCCCTGGGCCTCAGCGCCGCCACCTACCGGATCTGGGACGGGATCCGGAGTATCGACTACCTGACGAGCCGGGAGGAGATCGATCCGGACCGGATCGGACTCACGGGCAACTCGGGGGGCGGATTGGTGACCACTCTGCTCATGGCGCTGGACGAGCGCATTGCCTGCGCTGCTCCCTCCTGCTACATCACTCACGTGAAGGAGCTGCTGCACACGCAGGGGCCGGGAGACTCGGAACAACAGGTCTACGGCGAAATCGCCCAGGGTCTCGGACATGCCGACTACCTCATGATCCGGGCGCCGAAACCGACTCTCATCTGCGCCGCCACCCGCGACGACATGTTCGACATCTCCGGATCTTGGCGGTCGCTGCGGGAGGCCAAACGTTTCTACGGACGCCTGGGATACCCGGAAAGAGTCGACCTGGTGGAAGCCGACGTGGTCCACGGTTTCTATCGGCCCCTGCGGGAGGGCATGGCCCGCTGGATGCGCCGCTGGCTCCTGGGAATCGACGACGCCCTCCGCGAGGACGACTCCCCTCTCCTGAGCGAGGAGGAAGGGTCCATGCAGGAGTTCATCACGGCCTCGGGACCGGACTACAGCGAGTTCCGCCCGGTTCGGCTGCCGGTGCTCCGTGCCAGTCCCGAAGGCCAGGTTCAGCTCATCCCCGGCGCCCGAACCGTCTTCCAATTCAATCGGGAGCGGGAAAAGGAGTTCGCCGCTGTCAGGCGCGCCTGGTGGCGGCAGACTCCCAGAGACGAAGCGCTGGCGGAGGTCCGGCGCCTGGCGGGAATCCGCCGTCTGGACGAACTGCCCCTCTTGACGGTGGAAGATGCGGGAACCCTGCCCCGGCCCGGGTATACGATTCACAAGCAGGTCCTTCACCCGGAGCCGGGCATCCGGCTCCCCGCCCTGCGCTTCGTGCCCGATGCCGGCGGCCGGGACATGGTCCTGTACCTTCATGGCGAAGGCAAGCAGGTGGATGCCGAACCCGAGGGCCCCATCGAGAAGCTGGTGCTGGACGGGCGCGAAGTCCTGGCCGTCGATCTGCGAGGCGTGGGCGAGACTCAGCCGGCCAAGGGAAAGTGGGGCTACGGTCCGTTGTTCGGAGCGGACTGGGAAGAGTTCTACATGGCCTACATGCTGGGCCGATCGTACCTGGGGATGCGGGCCGAGGAGATTCTCGTCATCGCCCGCCACCTGGCCGGGAGCACGGGGTCCGAAGCCGCACGCAGGGTTCACCTGGTGGGGATCGGCGAGGCCGGACCCGCCGCCCTCCATGCCGCGGCCCTGGAGCCGGCGCTGTTCGCTTCACTGGAACTGCGCCGTTCGCTGGTCTCCTGGTCCAACGTGATTCAGACCGAGGTGCCCGTGAACCAGTTGGTGAACACGGTCCACGGGTCATTGCGGAAGTACGATCTCCCGGATCTCCTGAAGAGCCTCTCTGCAATGAAGGTCGGAGTCATCAACCCGGCCGACGCCGCCGGTCAGCCCCTGCCCTGA
- the coaD gene encoding pantetheine-phosphate adenylyltransferase, whose protein sequence is MAEPVIAIYPGSFDPVTNGHLDIIRRSRNVFDTVIVAVLQNLEKKPLFSAEKRLAMLRQVTRSWPNVKVDSFDGLLVSYAVEKGARVIVRGIRAVTDYEYEFQMALMNRRMESCIETIFMLPSSEYSYLSSSLVKEVYTLGGEITGLVPEVVESSLRALDG, encoded by the coding sequence ATGGCTGAGCCGGTCATCGCAATCTATCCCGGGTCTTTCGATCCCGTGACCAACGGTCATCTCGACATCATCCGCCGAAGCCGGAACGTCTTTGACACGGTGATCGTCGCGGTGCTGCAAAACCTGGAAAAGAAACCACTTTTCAGCGCCGAGAAGAGGCTCGCCATGCTGCGGCAAGTCACCAGGTCATGGCCAAATGTTAAGGTGGATTCTTTCGATGGCCTTTTGGTGAGTTACGCAGTGGAGAAGGGTGCCCGGGTCATCGTCCGCGGCATCCGGGCCGTCACCGATTACGAATACGAATTCCAGATGGCCCTGATGAACCGGAGGATGGAGTCTTGCATCGAAACCATATTCATGCTGCCTTCCTCCGAGTACTCGTACCTGAGTTCCAGCCTGGTCAAGGAGGTCTACACCTTGGGAGGGGAGATCACCGGCCTGGTGCCTGAGGTCGTAGAGTCGAGTCTGCGCGCTTTGGACGGATAA
- a CDS encoding peptidoglycan DD-metalloendopeptidase family protein, which translates to MGPIKSRYGLGLLAVVSVSLVVVVLFQRHWIGLERGRSLSGTVPETVSDAGPQVPEPEPVTVRKAGIPRGATLATVLRGFDVSGSEIHRLVEDTRDVYNLDRVRPGNRLVLELELDGSFRSVRYDIDDEEYLVVRQERDRYVATRHKYDFQLEEKRVFGEIRTSLTEALISQGEKYALVSKVLDILGWDLDFTQLQPQDSLTLLVEKKYRAGRFVKYGDVLAVRFDQMDRSLFGCLFTDPETGKQDYFDEKGNSLRKAFLRVPFRFDPRITSGFSYSRFHPILKRRRPHLGVDYGAPTGTEVISVASGTVSFAGRKGGYGKMVKIRHGQYSTSYAHLSRIQVRRGQRVEQGDVIGRVGSTGLSTGPHLDYRIQDQTGRYRNPSKLKFPPEKPVAPQHLDAFRGVRNDLLQRLSSFPATAEYFTRKAKTG; encoded by the coding sequence GTGGGTCCGATAAAGAGCAGGTACGGTCTTGGCCTTCTGGCCGTGGTATCGGTTTCGCTGGTCGTGGTGGTGCTGTTTCAGAGGCACTGGATCGGCCTCGAGCGGGGCCGATCGCTTTCCGGGACGGTTCCGGAGACGGTGTCCGACGCCGGACCCCAGGTTCCCGAGCCCGAGCCCGTGACGGTTCGAAAGGCCGGCATCCCTCGCGGCGCCACTTTGGCGACCGTACTCCGCGGATTCGACGTTTCGGGTTCGGAGATCCACCGGCTGGTGGAGGATACGCGGGACGTCTACAACCTGGACCGGGTCCGGCCGGGGAATCGCCTGGTTCTGGAGCTGGAACTCGACGGATCGTTTCGAAGCGTCCGCTACGACATCGACGACGAGGAATACCTGGTCGTCCGTCAGGAGCGCGACCGGTACGTGGCGACTCGTCATAAATACGATTTCCAGTTGGAGGAGAAACGGGTCTTCGGGGAGATCCGGACCAGTCTGACGGAAGCCTTGATCTCCCAGGGCGAGAAGTACGCCCTCGTCTCCAAGGTGCTGGATATTCTCGGCTGGGATCTCGACTTCACCCAGTTGCAACCTCAAGATTCGCTTACCCTGCTGGTGGAGAAGAAGTATCGGGCCGGCCGGTTCGTCAAGTACGGCGATGTGCTGGCCGTCCGGTTCGACCAGATGGACAGGAGTCTGTTCGGTTGCCTGTTCACTGATCCGGAGACGGGCAAGCAGGACTACTTCGACGAGAAGGGGAACTCCTTGCGGAAAGCGTTCCTCCGGGTGCCTTTCAGGTTCGATCCCCGCATCACTTCCGGCTTCTCCTATTCCCGTTTCCATCCCATATTGAAGCGCCGCCGTCCGCACCTGGGAGTCGATTACGGCGCCCCCACCGGCACCGAGGTGATCTCGGTCGCTTCCGGGACCGTCTCGTTCGCCGGCCGCAAAGGGGGCTACGGGAAGATGGTGAAGATCCGCCATGGACAGTATTCCACCAGCTACGCGCACCTGTCCCGGATCCAGGTTCGCCGGGGCCAGCGCGTGGAGCAGGGGGACGTCATCGGGAGAGTCGGATCCACCGGCCTTTCCACGGGGCCCCATCTGGACTATCGGATCCAGGATCAAACCGGCCGGTACCGGAATCCCTCCAAGCTCAAATTCCCGCCCGAAAAACCGGTGGCTCCGCAGCATCTGGACGCCTTTCGGGGCGTCAGAAACGACCTGTTGCAGCGTCTGAGTTCATTTCCCGCCACGGCCGAGTATTTCACCCGCAAGGCCAAGACCGGATAA
- a CDS encoding M14 family zinc carboxypeptidase, producing MKKISLILLTSLPLFAGALSASQEPGTNLDRLLAGLPQPWKQKMHRITLQEYEATLEYWSERHGKILQVERVAESAEKMPIFLLKITDSTVPDEDKQVCLVTALHGGPERSGTTTILHLAEWLLGGSDEAAETRRKQVLLLMPIVNPYAFFVTDRFGTSQGMNPYGGGDENWDLENLSFKQPDKVPEIRAVLSVMDRYRPEVHADIHGTGLQEYPVDKLGDRRSYRGQTMFESTGSAYSNFLLRPWDPRITDAMIQAGVEAGYGSDRAEADAQRGFWAPALDALSGRLWRGRTRFYTAQIGYARYHTLQTVLEVGWEEAGVARLKGLLLIGNGFWQDQPISGYPVNRVKSFTGHYVTAWGRTAAERRRSRVELWEKQERFLQGILYPQTAGRDSYLVAVDRDASRVLDSDPEVFLSNLRGRPGIDAQSVETFVRAGPEVLVVLDRGNQSDAPGSSRILHGIGFRFRIPYRRPQLVDVRLNGHALTESPDDGYQSWFGNGFTQVQVNVPPEKARDLRIFVLTVAYRPDVTRSYGWTPPREVLDRLGRR from the coding sequence ATGAAGAAGATTTCTTTGATCCTGTTGACGTCACTTCCATTGTTCGCCGGCGCGCTGTCCGCGAGCCAGGAACCCGGCACGAATCTCGACCGGTTGCTGGCCGGACTGCCCCAACCCTGGAAGCAGAAGATGCATCGCATCACGCTCCAGGAGTACGAAGCGACGTTGGAATACTGGTCCGAGCGGCACGGGAAGATCCTCCAGGTCGAACGTGTGGCCGAGTCGGCGGAGAAGATGCCCATCTTTCTTCTCAAGATCACCGATTCGACCGTACCGGACGAAGACAAGCAGGTCTGCCTCGTCACCGCGCTGCACGGCGGTCCCGAGCGTTCCGGCACCACCACCATTTTGCATTTGGCCGAATGGCTCCTGGGCGGCAGTGACGAGGCCGCCGAGACCCGGCGCAAGCAGGTCCTGCTTCTGATGCCCATCGTGAATCCATACGCCTTCTTCGTGACCGATCGCTTCGGCACGTCTCAAGGCATGAATCCCTACGGAGGGGGCGACGAAAATTGGGATCTGGAGAACCTCTCCTTCAAGCAACCGGACAAGGTCCCGGAGATCCGGGCGGTCCTTTCCGTGATGGACCGTTACCGTCCGGAGGTCCACGCCGACATCCATGGCACCGGACTTCAGGAGTATCCGGTGGACAAGCTGGGGGACCGGCGGTCCTATCGCGGACAGACCATGTTCGAGTCCACCGGATCCGCATATTCCAACTTCCTGCTGCGTCCCTGGGATCCGCGGATCACCGACGCCATGATTCAGGCGGGGGTCGAAGCGGGGTATGGATCGGACCGGGCCGAGGCCGATGCCCAGCGGGGGTTCTGGGCTCCGGCCCTGGACGCGTTGTCCGGCCGCTTGTGGCGGGGCCGGACCCGCTTCTACACGGCCCAAATTGGATACGCCCGCTACCATACCCTTCAGACCGTCCTGGAGGTGGGCTGGGAGGAAGCCGGGGTCGCCCGGCTGAAGGGGCTTCTGCTGATCGGAAACGGATTCTGGCAGGACCAGCCCATCTCCGGCTACCCCGTAAACCGGGTGAAGTCGTTCACCGGGCACTACGTCACGGCCTGGGGCCGGACCGCCGCCGAGCGCCGCAGAAGCCGCGTCGAGCTCTGGGAGAAGCAGGAGCGATTCCTTCAGGGCATCCTCTATCCCCAGACCGCGGGCCGCGACAGCTACTTGGTCGCAGTGGACAGGGACGCGTCCCGGGTTCTGGACTCGGATCCGGAGGTCTTCCTATCCAACCTCCGGGGTCGGCCGGGAATCGATGCCCAGTCCGTGGAGACCTTCGTCCGGGCGGGCCCCGAAGTCCTGGTCGTGCTGGACAGGGGAAACCAGTCCGACGCGCCCGGTTCCTCCCGGATCCTGCATGGAATCGGCTTCCGGTTCCGGATCCCGTACCGCCGGCCTCAACTGGTGGACGTCCGTCTGAACGGACACGCCCTCACCGAGAGTCCGGACGACGGCTACCAGAGCTGGTTCGGAAACGGTTTCACCCAGGTTCAGGTCAACGTTCCACCCGAGAAAGCGCGGGACCTTCGCATCTTCGTCCTGACCGTCGCCTACCGGCCCGACGTAACCCGAAGCTACGGCTGGACGCCGCCGCGTGAGGTGCTGGACCGGCTCGGAAGGAGGTAA
- a CDS encoding dihydroorotate dehydrogenase electron transfer subunit, translated as MSSGEFEREKAGGRTRGSAGDLPFPHSSHTFTALCYREVVIHVVQAPVVGSVGYPGFNHLLALRSREIADSAKPGQFVMAGLVDCSSDPLLKRALAVYSIPRMSGDGDLLTLLIKVVGPGTRQLAALRKDDRVSLIGPLGNGFDTSRAKGRVSVLVAGGVGIASVFLLAKELSEAGEEVHLLYGARRARDLVGLEDFQDLGIQVQVATEDGSRGFRGLVTQILEPYFRSYPARRLAVYTCGPNPMMQAVSRLASAHEAGCQVSVETPMACGFGVCLGCSVRTVRSYRLACTHGPVFDAREVVWDTATEGEGVHA; from the coding sequence ATGAGTTCCGGCGAATTCGAAAGAGAGAAGGCCGGCGGGCGAACCCGGGGCTCAGCCGGAGACCTCCCCTTCCCCCACTCCTCTCACACTTTCACTGCCCTGTGCTATCGTGAAGTGGTGATTCACGTGGTCCAGGCGCCGGTCGTCGGGAGCGTCGGCTATCCCGGTTTCAACCACCTCTTGGCGCTTCGTTCCCGTGAGATTGCCGACAGCGCCAAACCCGGCCAGTTCGTCATGGCCGGTCTGGTGGACTGCTCTTCCGACCCCCTTCTCAAGCGCGCTCTGGCCGTCTACTCGATCCCTCGCATGTCCGGCGACGGCGATCTCCTCACGCTGCTGATCAAGGTGGTGGGGCCGGGGACCCGTCAGTTGGCGGCGCTCCGGAAAGACGACCGGGTCAGCCTGATCGGCCCGCTGGGAAACGGATTCGACACCTCCCGGGCCAAGGGCCGGGTCAGCGTTCTGGTCGCGGGGGGAGTGGGCATCGCCTCCGTCTTCCTGTTGGCCAAGGAACTCAGCGAGGCCGGGGAGGAAGTCCATCTTCTGTACGGCGCCCGCAGGGCCCGGGACCTGGTGGGACTCGAGGACTTTCAGGACCTGGGGATCCAGGTCCAGGTCGCGACGGAAGACGGCAGCCGAGGTTTCCGGGGACTGGTCACCCAGATTCTGGAGCCTTACTTCCGCTCCTATCCGGCTCGGAGACTGGCCGTTTACACCTGCGGACCCAATCCCATGATGCAGGCCGTCTCCAGGCTGGCCTCCGCTCACGAAGCCGGTTGCCAGGTATCGGTGGAGACCCCCATGGCCTGCGGTTTCGGCGTCTGCCTGGGGTGCAGCGTAAGAACCGTCCGCTCCTATCGCCTGGCCTGCACCCACGGCCCCGTGTTCGATGCCCGGGAGGTGGTCTGGGACACGGCAACGGAAGGGGAAGGGGTCCATGCCTGA
- the pyrR gene encoding bifunctional pyr operon transcriptional regulator/uracil phosphoribosyltransferase PyrR, which translates to MQLLMTNREMERTLLKISRDLVESHPDIQEAALVGIRRRGVPLARRLKRNIEDLTGHRLPLGILDINFYRDDLSLVGPQPIVGASQLDFPVTGRTLLLVDDVLYTGRTVRAALESLLDYGRPKRVELVVLIDRGHRELPIQADFVGRRVATREDQTVDVHIAPVDRDEGVFLTRKGA; encoded by the coding sequence TTGCAACTGTTGATGACGAATCGTGAGATGGAGCGCACGCTCCTGAAGATCTCCAGGGACCTGGTCGAATCCCATCCGGACATCCAGGAGGCGGCTCTGGTGGGGATCCGCCGCCGCGGAGTTCCCCTGGCGCGGCGTCTGAAGCGGAATATCGAAGACCTGACGGGGCACCGCCTGCCGCTGGGGATCCTGGACATCAACTTCTATCGGGACGACTTGTCCCTGGTCGGGCCGCAGCCCATCGTCGGAGCGTCCCAGTTGGATTTTCCCGTCACCGGCCGGACCCTGCTGCTGGTGGACGACGTGCTCTACACTGGCCGTACCGTGCGGGCGGCCCTGGAGAGCCTTCTGGACTACGGCCGGCCCAAGCGGGTGGAGCTGGTGGTGCTCATCGACCGGGGACACCGCGAGCTTCCCATCCAGGCGGACTTCGTGGGCCGCCGGGTTGCGACCCGGGAAGACCAGACGGTCGACGTGCACATCGCCCCTGTGGACCGGGACGAGGGGGTGTTTCTCACCCGGAAGGGCGCGTAA
- a CDS encoding aspartate carbamoyltransferase catalytic subunit: protein MPLSSRHLLGIEGMPVGDIELILNTARGFGEIATRPIKKVPTLRGRSIINLFYEASTRTRSSFEIAAKRLSADILNFSVSTSSVGKGETLVDTARNLESMSPEIIVLRHQAAGAPWLLAETCRECSIVNAGDGMHEHPTQALLDAYTILERKGSIRDLKVAIVGDISHSRVARSNTYLLNKMGARVWICGPPTLIPLEFGQLGATVTFHLEEALADADVVMMLRTQRERQHEVFFPSVREYFRLFGLSLERMRSARKDAIIMHPGPINRGVEIDPDVADGDHSVILNQVTNGLAVRMAVLYLLLGAGEEES from the coding sequence ATGCCGCTCAGCAGCAGGCATCTTCTGGGCATCGAAGGGATGCCGGTCGGCGACATCGAGCTGATTCTGAACACGGCGCGGGGCTTCGGCGAGATCGCCACCCGTCCAATCAAGAAGGTGCCGACGCTTCGAGGAAGATCCATCATCAACCTCTTCTACGAGGCGTCGACCCGCACCCGCTCATCGTTCGAGATCGCCGCCAAGCGCCTGAGCGCCGACATCCTGAACTTCAGCGTTTCCACCAGCAGCGTGGGAAAGGGGGAGACCCTCGTCGACACGGCCCGCAACCTGGAATCCATGAGTCCCGAGATCATCGTCCTGCGTCACCAGGCGGCCGGAGCGCCCTGGTTGCTGGCCGAAACCTGCCGCGAGTGCTCCATCGTCAACGCGGGGGACGGAATGCACGAGCATCCGACGCAGGCGCTTTTGGACGCCTACACCATCCTGGAGCGCAAGGGTTCCATCCGGGACCTGAAGGTCGCCATTGTCGGGGACATCTCTCACAGCCGGGTCGCCCGTTCCAACACCTACCTGTTGAACAAGATGGGGGCCCGAGTCTGGATCTGCGGCCCTCCAACGCTGATACCGCTGGAGTTCGGACAGTTGGGAGCCACCGTCACCTTCCATCTGGAGGAGGCCCTGGCGGATGCGGACGTGGTGATGATGCTCAGGACCCAGAGGGAGAGGCAGCATGAAGTCTTCTTTCCTTCGGTCCGGGAATATTTCCGTCTCTTCGGACTGAGCCTCGAGAGGATGCGGTCCGCCCGCAAGGACGCCATCATCATGCATCCGGGACCCATCAATCGCGGCGTCGAGATCGATCCGGACGTCGCCGACGGCGACCATTCGGTCATACTGAATCAGGTGACCAACGGGCTGGCGGTGAGAATGGCGGTCCTGTATCTCCTTTTGGGAGCCGGCGAGGAGGAGTCGTGA
- a CDS encoding dihydroorotase: protein MSLLLRGGRVVDPSQDLDRRTDVLIEDGKVAGVGNVATRRSGETIDVDGCVVTPGFVDMHVHLREPGREDKETILTGSRAAAAGGFTSIVCMPNTTPVNDNAAITRFILERAAEAGLVNVYPTGAITLGSRGEQLAEIGEMHSAGIVAITDDGRPVQNSQVMRRALEYARIFDIPVMDHCEDLFLAADGCMNEGKASTRLGLRGMSRAAEELHVVRDIILSRITGGRVHILHISTRESLDQVRTAKAQGIRVTCEVLPHHFSLTDDDIRDFDTDFKMMPPLRERADVEAMLEGLADGSIDCLATDHAPHTRLDKEEPFEAAASGVIGMETAIPLCWEHLVCAGVVPVPRLVELFSLNPSRILKLGKGTLAEGADADVTVIDPERRQVVDPSRFKSKGRNCPFRGWELRGAPVLTVVGGRVVHRQESA from the coding sequence GTGAGCCTGTTGCTGCGCGGAGGCCGGGTCGTGGACCCGTCCCAGGATCTGGATCGGCGGACGGACGTTCTCATCGAGGATGGGAAAGTGGCGGGCGTGGGGAACGTAGCCACTCGCAGGAGCGGCGAGACCATCGACGTCGACGGCTGTGTGGTCACTCCCGGTTTCGTCGACATGCACGTCCACCTTCGGGAACCGGGCCGGGAGGACAAGGAGACCATTCTCACCGGGTCCCGGGCGGCGGCGGCGGGAGGCTTCACCAGCATCGTCTGCATGCCCAATACGACTCCCGTCAACGACAACGCCGCCATCACCCGGTTCATTCTGGAACGGGCCGCCGAAGCGGGCCTGGTGAACGTCTATCCCACCGGCGCCATCACCCTGGGTTCCCGGGGCGAACAACTGGCGGAGATCGGGGAGATGCACTCGGCGGGGATCGTCGCCATCACCGACGACGGACGCCCGGTGCAGAACAGCCAGGTCATGCGCCGGGCGCTGGAATACGCCAGGATCTTCGACATCCCGGTGATGGACCACTGCGAGGATCTGTTCCTGGCCGCCGACGGATGCATGAACGAGGGGAAGGCGTCGACCCGGCTGGGGCTGAGGGGGATGAGCCGCGCCGCCGAGGAGCTCCATGTGGTCCGCGACATCATCCTGAGCCGGATCACGGGCGGCCGGGTCCACATTCTCCACATTTCCACGCGGGAGTCCCTGGACCAGGTGAGGACCGCCAAAGCGCAGGGAATCCGGGTCACCTGCGAGGTATTGCCCCATCACTTCAGCCTGACCGACGACGACATCCGGGATTTCGACACCGACTTCAAGATGATGCCTCCGCTGCGGGAAAGAGCCGATGTCGAGGCCATGTTGGAGGGTCTGGCGGACGGGAGCATCGACTGTCTGGCCACCGACCATGCGCCTCACACCCGGTTGGACAAGGAGGAGCCGTTCGAGGCGGCGGCCAGCGGCGTCATCGGCATGGAGACGGCCATCCCGCTCTGCTGGGAGCACCTGGTCTGTGCCGGCGTGGTCCCGGTCCCCAGGCTGGTGGAGCTCTTCAGTCTCAATCCCAGCCGGATCCTCAAACTGGGGAAGGGGACCTTGGCGGAAGGTGCGGACGCCGACGTGACGGTCATCGATCCGGAACGCCGGCAGGTGGTGGATCCGTCGCGCTTCAAGTCCAAGGGACGCAATTGTCCGTTCCGGGGCTGGGAGCTTCGCGGGGCGCCGGTGCTCACCGTGGTGGGCGGCCGGGTCGTCCACCGGCAGGAGTCAGCGTGA